From Anopheles darlingi chromosome 2, idAnoDarlMG_H_01, whole genome shotgun sequence, the proteins below share one genomic window:
- the LOC125949249 gene encoding integrin alpha-PS3-like has translation MTSSTRAVTPTVTATLLLLMLLLLHPGTGFNLSPDPNYVFHEPALTMYMNKVRSSYFGYAINLRKSGVLVGAPQAQSDVPAQRKVNETGAVYRCRFTDSTCEPYYFDRLGNTHQEQSDFAYNSEKKDHQMLGASMDGHGADGDRFVVCAPKMISELTEYYLLHGVCYVSDGTESDEPKDMRKVAPLRAKNKQLHKDAVGQYYYYMYGEQGISVHITDDGEEILIGAPGVFNWRGTVIRYRRRITDDSGGLSRRDSSNGNPRPTNRHKRQIVSYVSDVPNPYFNRMQDDSYFGFAVSSGRFLGPDQKLLYVASAPQSNDQVGEVLIFDIVNADSAFAEAQIKVHFTIPGQQQGEYFGYSLLTEDFNGDGFPDLAIGAPMHSRTGDYDTGTVYVYWISEGQLNFRQQIALTVPYEQSGRFGTSLAKLGDINMDGYNDIAIGAPFEGDGVVYIFLGSADGLQSKASQRLTAPANELRWPGKPMFGHAISRGTDIDGNGFPDLAIGAPNSESVYVYRTYPVLRIDADVTSSKRELSIEDTTFELTICLTGSFTAGLYKPVELSYSLSADAQMGRVTLLGGSGSASRRNGTISLREDSAEQCQQIEARLKATSASIYRPIILELMYELLNAPPTSETGGAPFCEDCALLDPNESARLVRKVSFKTGCRGEVCVSDLQLSARWLDIDSEGGYILGSTKKASLEFTVYNAGENAYLPQLNVTLMPARLTLAKLTSECRQTVTAEGVNVLCDLNSGLPLKASYTAKYTLVLDMTKLEGGTVSMAEIRAEALSTSEELVPMDNFYETTLPLREFSEIEIVAKSSVADVSLEKQKGLLDIEYELNLLNNGPSVFRNLEFTLDVPLVYHKPSSGGQTYKMIDINAIAVSAYYSYKTLDYTWTQNGVDLLPNPIEHGSIVPQAPTVDVDSLQRQPLDYGILAADTGAQWATENDGGHAHDTMAVRRRRRRRRDLSGQPNEEQIEQASFNFNRYTNRLVELQSTQQSSAVTNVIDKVLLELPGNRTLLFSCIDDVDSYAECARLTLAVDLFRPGNVPIVVKLSFQLDLDAVEGAFHEREDIFALLMMANVLQKQDPAGTAEQSRFKLAPNNPYTVVYRFSDASTPIWVYIVSAIAGLLVLVVISYGLYKLGFFERTKKEEMEKHQRESVRLNAPAPSSSSGGPAEVDE, from the exons ATGACTTCGTCGACGAGAGCGGTCACGCCGACCGTCACggcgacgctgctgctgttgatgctgctgctactgcatccCGGAACTGGCTTCAATCTATCGCCCGACCCGAACTATGTATTCCACGAACCGGCCCTGACGATGTACATGAATAAGGTGCGCAGCTCCTACTTTGGCTACGCGATCAACCTTCGAAAAAGTGG CGTGCTCGTTGGCGCTCCCCAGGCACAATCCGACGTACCGGCTCAGCGGAAAGTTAACGAGACGGGTGCCGTGTACCGGTGCCGTTTCACCGATAGCACCTGTGAACCGTACTACTTCGATCGGCTGGGTAACACGCACCAGGAGCAGTCGGACTTTGCGTACAATTCAGAGAAAAAGGATCACCAAATGCTGGGTGCCAGCATGGACGGGCACGGAGCCGATGGGGATCGGTTCGTCGTTTGTGCACCGAAAATGATCAGCGAACTGACCGAGTACTATCTGCTGCACGGCGTCTGCTACGTGTCAGACGGAACCGAGAGCGACGAACCCAAGGACATGCGAAAGGTTGCGCCATTACGTGCGAAAA ATAAACAATTGCATAAGGATGCGGTGGGACAATATTACTACTACATGTACGGCGAACAGGGTATCAGCGTGCACATAACGGACGACGGAGAGGAGATTCTGATCGGTGCACCGGGAGTCTTCAACTGGCGCGGCACTGTCATACGCTATCGGCGGCGCATCACCGACGATTCGGGTGGCCTAAGTCGGCGTGACTCTTCGAACGGAAATCCACGCCCAACGAACCGCCACAAACGCCAGATCGTCAGTTACGTCAGCGATGTCCCGAATCCATACTTCAACCGCATGCAGGATGATTCCTACTTTGGCTTTGCCGTGAGTTCGGGCCGCTTTCTTGGACCGGATCAGAAACTGCTATACGTGGCCAGTGCCCCCCAGTCGAACGATCAAGTTGGCGAAGTGCTTATCTTCGATATCGTGAACGCAGATTCGGCATTCGCCGAGGCACAGATAAAGGTACACTTCACCATccccgggcagcagcagggcgaGTACTTTGGCTATTCACTCCTAACGGAGGACTTCAATGGGGACGGGTTTCCGGATCTCGCCATCGGTGCACCGATGCACAGCCGAACGGGCGATTATGACACAGGCACAGTGTACGTCTATTGGATCAGCGAAGGTCAACTGAACTTTCGACAGCAGATTGCGCTCACGGTGCCCTACGAGCAGAGTGGCCGCTTCGGCACCAGCCTAGCCAAGCTCGGTGATATCAATATGGACGGTTACAATG ACATTGCCATCGGTGCTCCGTTCGAGGGCGACGGAGTCGTGTACATATTCCTCGGTTCCGCCGATGGTTTACAGTCGAAGGCGAGCCAGCGGTTGACGGCACCAGCCAATGAGCTTCGCTGGCCCGGTAAGCCCATGTTTGGGCATGCCATCTCCCGTGGAACCGACATCGATGGGAACGGCTTCCCGGATCTAGCGATCGGTGCTCCGAACAGCGAGTCGGTGTACGTGTACCGGACCTATCCCGTACTGCGCATCGATGCCGATGTGACCTCGTCGAAGCGTGAGCTCTCGATCGAGGACACCACGTTCGAGCTGACCATTTGCCTGACCGGTAGCTTCACTGCTGGCCTTTACAAACCGGTCGAGCTAAGCTATAGCCTGAGCGCCGACGCTCAGATGGGTCGTGTGACGCTTCTCGGTGGGTCAGGGAGCGCTAGTAGACGTAACGGTACCATCAGCCTACGTGAGGACTCGGCCGAACAGTGTCAACAGATCGAGGCTCGGCTGAAGGCGACCTCCGCCAGCATCTATCGACCGATCATTCTGGAGCTCATGTACGAGCTACTGAACGCACCACCAACGAGCGAAACCGGTGGTGCACCCTTCTGTGAGGATTGCGCTTTGCTCGATCCAAACGAATCAGCTCGGTTGGTACGGAAGGTATCTTTCAAAACCGGATGCCGGGGTGAGGTTTGCGTGTCCGATCTGCAGCTATCGGCTCGCTGGCTAGACATTGACAGTGAGGGAGGATACATTCTGGGCAGCACGAAGAAGGCTTCCCTCGAGTTCACGGTTTACAATGCCGGGGAGAATGCGTACCTACCGCAACTGAATGTAACACTCATGCCAGCACGACTTACCCTAGCCAAGCTAACGTCCGAGTGTCGCCAGACGGTGACTGCCGAAGGTGTAAATGTACTGTGTGATCTCAACAGTGGACTTCCACTGAAGGCGTCCTACACCGCCAAGTACACGCTGGTGCTGGATATGACGAAGCTCGAGGGTGGTACCGTATCTATGGCAGAAATACGTGCTGAAGCGCTCAGTACTAGCGAAGAATTGGTACCGATGGATAACTTTTATGAAACGACGCTGCCACTACGCGAGTTTAGTGAGATCGAGATTGTCGC GAAGTCCTCTGTGGCGGATGTATCGCTCGAGAAGCAGAAAGGCTTGCTGGATATAGAGTACGAGCTGAATCTACTCAACAATGGACCGAGTGTGTTCCGGAATCTCGAGTTCACGCTGGACGTTCCGCTCGTTTACCACAAGCCGAGCTCCGGTGGCCAAACGTACAAGATGATCGACATTAACGCGATCGCCGTGAGTGCTTACTATAGCTACAAAACGCTCGACTACACGTGGACCCAGAACGGCGTCGATCTGCTGCCGAACCCGATCGAACATGGGTCGATCGTTCCACAAGCGCCGACGGTCGATGTGGATAGTCTACAGCGGCAACCGCTTGATTACGGCATTCTCGCTGCTGATACTGGCGCCCAATGGGCTACTGAAAACGATGGTGGGCATGCGCACGATACCATGGCCGTCCGGCGGCGGCGTAGGAGACGTCGTGATTTAAGCGGTCAGCCAAATGAAGAACAGATTGAGCAAGCGTCGTTCAACTTCAATCGCTACACCAATCGGTTGGTCGAACTACAGAGTACTCAACAGTCGAGTGCAGTAACGAACGTGATCGATAAGGTCTTGCTCGAACTGCCGGGTAACAGGACGCTTCTGTTCAGCTGCATTGACGACGTTGACTCGTACGCCGAGTGTGCACGGTTGACACTCGCCGTCGATCTCTTCCGTCCCGGTAATGTACCGATTGTGGTAAAGCTGAGCTTTCAGCTCGATCTGGACGCGGTCGAGGGTGCCTTCCATGAGCGTGAAGACATCTTTGCGCTGCTCATGATGGCCAATGTGCTGCAAAAGCAGGATCCAGCGGGAACAGCGGAGCAATCACGCTTTAAGCTAGCGCCCAACAATCCATACACCGTCGTATACCGCTTCTCGGATGCCAGCACACCGATCTGGGTGTACATTGTGTCAGCGATCGCGGGGCTGCTCGTACTCGTCGTCATCTCGTACGGGCTGTATAAGCTTGGATTCTTCGAGCGAaccaagaaggaggagatggagaagCACCAGCGCGAG AGCGTACGCCTTaatgcaccagcaccgtccTCGAGTAGTGGTGGTCCTGCGGAAGTGGACGAGTGA
- the LOC125949467 gene encoding SKI family transcriptional corepressor 1-like, giving the protein MGKPDPDPGPDQNRTMPLMPQTQPHRHSSSVHTLVALAQIRTVYIYGQPIISLFVENQERLCLAQISSTLLKDFSYNEIHNRRVALGITCIQCTPVQLEILRRAGAMPASSRRCGMITRREAERLCKSFFGECTQPALPEGFAFSVYHECAWGCTGSFSPARYNSSRAKCIKCAYCSLFFSPNKFIFHSHRLSPHDKYVQPDAANFNSWRRHLKLQGNPPEKIIYAWEDVKAMFNGGTRKRYILSTARKYSSGATAAAVATAPATSSGSSSGSSALSVGTTGTPVPAEKSMPLVPTPTMAADPRQLLPVTPGGIVVGPSTSITSSIVGTVVPKKEFSDITPSVEPNYSSDNSCSSSTSPFAHIPHLLAVSSSSSSASSTVVTSHSTPVQGPLERSLAAGMMSNAAAATPGSPIVSVVSSPSSSSSSAMVVPTGAQSPSAMAASAVAAAAMVSGHSVVHAGGPGGAPVITSSAAAVAAANFGFKLSCLQPFSFNSIGHFPAMVPSTASYLVPLLRPTNPKSISAAAMSAFKPVCFTIVGSEIRLFALAAQSTTMSSSSSSSSSSRHEPLQFINLRLILVSGKTKEFLFNQTDSAGDIALTVFENWPDDWEAEAVAKAEILRLIYQGRFLHCNVTLGALGLPLGKTTVMHLVPRDNLPEPNSQDQRQKSKGGSSRCCSTSCCIL; this is encoded by the exons ATCCGGACGGTGTACATCTACGGTCAGCCGATCATATCGCTGTTCGTGGAGAACCAGGAGCGCCTGTGTCTGGCCCAGATATCGAGCACACTGTTGAAAGACTTTAGCTACAATGAAATCCACAACCGGCGGGTCGCTCTCGGTATCACCTGTATCCAGTGTACGCCGGTGCAGCTCGAAATTCTGCGACGTGCCGGTGCCATGCCCGCGTCTTCCCGTCGCTGCGGTATGATTACGCGCCGTGAAGCCGAACGTCTGTGCAAATCGTTCTTCGGAGAGTGCACCCAACCAGCGCTACCGGAGGGGTTCGCTTTCAGCGTGTACCACGAGTGCGCCTGGGGTTGCACCGGATCGTTCTCACCGGCACGCTACAACTCATCCCgcgcaaagtgcatcaaaTGTGCGTACTGCAGTCTGTTCTTCTCGCCGAACAAGTTCATTTTTCACTCGCACCGGCTAAGCCCGCACGATAAGTACGTTCAGCCGGATGCGGCCAACTTTAACTCGTGGCGGCGCCACCTGAAGCTACAAGGCAACCCACCGGAGAAGATCATTTACGCCTGGGAGGACGTGAAGGCCATGTTCAACGGGGGCACACGCAAACGCTACATCCTTTCGACGGCTCGAAAGTACAGCTCCGGTGCCACTGCAGCGGCCGTTGCGacggcaccagcaacatccagtggcagtagcagtggtAGCAGTGCGCTCTCGGTCGGTACTACCGGaacaccggtaccggccgaGAAATCGATGCCCCTCGTACCGAcaccgacgatggcggcaGATCCACGGCAACTGCTACCGGTGACACCTGGTGGGATCGTTGTCGGTCCTTCGACTTCCATCACATCCTCCATCGTTGGTACCGTCGTACCGAAGAAGGAATTCTCAGACATTACGCCGAGTGTGGAACCGAACTACAGCAGTgacaacagctgcagcagtagcacaagTCCTTTCGCACACATACCCCACTTGCtggcggtcagcagcagcagtagcagcgccagcagcaccgtagTGACAAGCCACAGTACTCCAGTTCAGGGTCCCCTCGAAAGGTCATTAGCTGCGGGGATGATgagcaacgcagcagcagcaacacctggATCGCCGATCGTCAGTGTCGTGTCGTCCccttcctcatcatcctcgtccgcAATGGTTGTACCGACCGGTGCCCAAAGTCCTTCGGCAATGGCTGCCTCGGCAGTAGCGGCCGCGGCCATGGTATCGGGCCATTCGGTCGTCCATGCTGGTGGTCCAGGTGGCGCTCCGGTTATAACCAGCTCGGCCGCAGCCGTTGCGGCCGCCAACTTTGGCTTCAAGCTATCCTGTCTGCAACCATTCTCGTTCAACAGTATCGGCCACTTCCCAGCGATGGTACCGAGCACGGCCAGCTATCTCGTGCCGCTGCTACGTCCGACTAACCCGAAATCCATTTCAGCAGCCGCCATGTCTGCGTTCAAACCGGTG TGTTTCACCATCGTCGGCTCGGAGATCCGTCTGTTCGCGCTGGCCGCGCAGAGCACgaccatgagcagcagcagcagcagcagcagcagcagccgccacgaACCGCTCCAGTTT ATAAACCTGAGGCTAATACTCGTCAGTGGCAAGACGAAAGAGTTCCTCTTCAACCAGACGGACTCGGCCGGTGATATAGCGCTCACAGTATTCGAAAACTGGCCCGATG ACTGGGAAGCGGAAGCCGTGGCGAAAGCGGAAATCTTAAGACTCATCTACCAGGGACGCTTTCTGCACTGTAATGTGACGTTAGGAGCGCTTGGGCTACCGCTAGGCAAAACGACCGTAATGCATCTGGTACCGCGTGATAATCTACCCGAGCCAAATTCCCAGG ACCAACGACAGAAAAGTAAAGGCGGTTCCAGTAGATGTTGTTCCACGAGCTGCTGTATACTGTAA